The Methylocella silvestris BL2 DNA segment GAGCTCACAGTTTCGCCCGGACCGTGTCGGCGTCATCTTGATGGAGGATCCGGATTCGGACGAATATCGCGCCGTCTGCGATCCCGCGAAACCGATGGCGTGGCGCAATCCGCTGATTTTCCAGCACCTCCTTTCGGTGGCGAAAAGCGGGCGGCTTGTCGTCGCCAAGGCCGGCCTCAAAGCCTGGCGCATCTGGCCGAATGGCGAGAGCGGGCCCTGCGTCTGATTCTCCTCGATGCGCCAAAGATACGCGGCAAAGAGGGCCCTTCTGCTTCAAGTCTATGCGCGCGCACTTGCTTGCGGGCGAAATCCGTCTATAAAGCGCCCTTCGCGGCTTCGGCCGGGGGCTGAACGGAAAACCCGCGTCGCGGGCAGGGCAATTGCTTGTCCGCTTTCCAGTGTCTCCGCCTTCGTCTGTCTTGTCGAGCCTTTCCGGGGCTCGAAGGGCTTTGCGCCGGAGCGCCGCGAGACATTTGAGAAAGGCAAACGCATGGCTCTCTACGAGCATATTTATCTCGCGCGTCAGGATGTTTCCGCCCAGCAGGTGGAAACGCTGACCGAGCAGTTCCGGGGGATCATCGAATCTCTCGGCGGCAAGATCGAGAAGGTCGAATATTGGGGCGTCAAAACCCTGGCCTATCGCATCAAGAAGAACCGCAAGGCGCATTTCACCCTTTTGAACATTGACGCGCCGGCCGCCGCCATCACCGAGATGGAGCGTCAGAGCAGCCTCAATGAAGACGTGCTTCGTCTCCTGACGATCCGCGTCGAAGCGCTCGAAGCCGGCCAGTCGGCGATGATGCGCAAGCGCGACGACGACGATCGCGGCGACCGGCCGGATCGCGGCGACCGCGGCCGCGGGCCGCGCCCCGACCGTCCGCCGCGCCGCCCGCGCGATGACGCCGCCGCCAGCGACGAGGGAGGCTTCTGATGACCACGACCGCAGCGCCCCGCCGTCCGTTCTTCCGCCGCCGCAAGACCTGCCCCTTCTCGGGACCGAACGCGCCGAAGATCGACTATAAGGACACCCGCCTCCTGTCGCGCTATATTTCCGAACGCGGCAAGATCGTGCCCTCGCGCATCACGGCCGTGTCGGCCAAGAAGCAGCGCGAACTCGCCCAGGCGATCAAGCGCGCCCGCTTCCTCGGCCTCCTGCCCTATGTGATCCGGTAGGTTTTTTCTGCCTTGCGAATTTCGTTCGCCGAGGACTTAAGGCCATAAATATCAGCCCAACCGGTCGTCGATCGGTTGGACCCTGTGTTGGGACGGGCGGGCGAAAGGCTCTGACCCGCCTCTAACCGCCACAAGCGGGACAGCAAGCCATATGATCAATCGGGTTTCCTCTTCCAGCGCGGCGTTTGCCGCGGCGGCCGGCGCCGGGCTCGCCTCGGCGCTGTTGTTCAGCCTGGTCACCCAGGCGACCTTCGCCGCGATCGCCCTCGCCTATTTGTCGCCGCTGCCGATCATGATCGCCATGATTGGATTCGGGCGGGCCGCGGGCGTCACCGCCGGCGCCGTCGCCTCGCTCGCGGTCGGCGTGATCGCCTATCTTCAGCAAGCACAGCAGGAAAGCGGCGCGAGCGCGGGCGCTGCGGCGATCACCGGCGCGACCTTTGCCCTGGCCCTTGCCGCCCCGGCGCTGTGGCTGAGTTTTCTCGCTTTGACGCAGCCGAAAGAGGCTCGCGCGCCTGGCGAACTCCGCGCCGGCGCCGCGCCGCAGGAGTTTCATCCGCTGGAGCGGCTGCTCGCCGCCGCGATCGCCATTTCAGCGACGGTCGGCGTCGTCGCCACGATCGTTGCAACAGCCCGCCACGGCGGTTTCGCCGCGGCGCTGGCGCATGCCGATGCAACCTTGACGCCCGTGCTCGAAGCGTTGGCGGCGGAGACGCCCCTGCCCCAGGGAATCGACCTGCACAAGATGGCGCGGCTGATGGCCCTCGCCGCTCCGCCGGCGATCGCCGCGTCAACGCTTCTGATGCTTCTCGCCAATCTGTGGCTCGCCGCCCGCGCGGCGCAAATCTCCTCGCTGCTGCCGCGCCCGTGGCCGGACATTCCGCGCGAGCTGCGGCTGTCGCGCATCTATGTTCCGGCGCTTGTCGTCGCCATCGGCGTCAGCTTCGTCGGCGGGCTTGCCGGCGTCGTCAGCGCGATCGTCGCGGCGACGCTCGCGATGGGATTTGCGCTGCAAGGCCTCGCCGTCGTCCATGACGTGTCGCGCAGCCTGAAATACCGGACGCTTCTTCTCGGCTTCATCTATTTCGGCCTCGTGCTGCTGGCGCCGCCCTGGCTGCTGATCGCCTTCGCCGCGATTGGCGTCGCCGAATCGATCTTTTCCTTGCGCGCGCGCAAGCGAAATTCACTCACCCGCAAGACCTGATCAACACAACCAAACGATCAACACGACAAGGACGAGACCAATGGAAGTTATTTTGATGGAGCGCGTCGCCAAGCTCGGCCAGATGGGCGACACGGTGCGCGTCAAGGACGGCTACGCCCGCAATTTCCTGCTGCCCGGCGGCAAGGCGCTGCGCGCGACCGCGGCCAACAAGGCGCGCTTCGACACCCAGCGCGCCCAGCTCGAAGCGCGCAATCTGGAGCTCAAGAGCGAAGCCTCGGCGGTCGCTGAGAAGCTCGACGGCCAGGCCTTCGTCATCATCCGGCAGGCCGGCGAGACGGGCCATCTTTATGGCTCTGTGTCGCCGCGCGATATCGCCGAAGTCGTGACCGCGGGCGGATTCTCGGCCAATCGCAACCAGATCGTTCTCGCCTCGCCGATCAAGTCGATCGGTTTGCATGAGGTGCCGGTTCATCTTCACCCTGAGGTGGTCGCGACGATCACGGTCAATGTCGCCCGCTCGCCGGCCGAAGCCGAGCGTCAGGCCGCCGGCGAGGAAGTCAATGTGGTCGAAGAAGCCACTATGGACGATCTCGGCCTCGAGGTCGGCGCGGCTCTCGCCGACGCCGGCGGCAGCCTCGGCGACCGTTGAACATCCGGCGCGCCGGGCGGATGCGCCTGGCGGCGGGCTGTAGCGCTTAAGGATTGGAGCATGGGCCTGTCATGCTCCAAAGCACGCATTTCAAAGTTCAGCGAGCTTATCGCATCTCTTCCGGGTTCATCGGCGGCGGCTGGCGTCCTCGCGCGCTCGCCCGGCCCGCCAGGTCAGCGCGAAATAAGCGATGATCAATATCATATTGACGCCGATCCAGGCGGTGGCGAAGAAGCCGGGAATCATCAGCGCCGCGAAGATCTGGGCGATCGCGCTGAACAGCCACAGCACGCCGCCCCAGGGCGTCGCCAACCACAGCCCAACAGCCGCCACAAGATCGAGGATGGCGAAAAAGATAACCGCCGCCCCGAAGAGGCCGTTGACCTGATCGAACAAAGGTTCGCGCGGCGTCAAGATGGCGCCCCATTGGCTTAAGCCCTGAAACACCCACAGCGCCGCCAGCACGCGCATGAAGACAACGAGGATCAGTCCCCAGATCGATTTTTCTTCCTGTGCGCCGGCATCGCCGATCCGGATCGCCGCCGATCCATCTCGGGCCGCCTCTCGTTCGGAGCCGCCAAAATTCTTCATCCGGCGTGCGCCGGCGCGGAGAATTCGAGCTCATCGGCGAGCGGGGCGAAATAGGCCTCAACATCTGCCGGGTCGACTGCTGCAAGGTCGGCGGGCGACCATTTCGGCCGCTGATCCTTGTCGATGATCGTCGCCCGCACGCCCTCATAATAATCATGGCCGGCAAGAATGCGCGCGGCGATGCGGAATTCGACGCGCAGCGCCTCTTCGAGATCGAGACCGGCGCCGATCTCAACCTGACGCAAGGCGATGGCGAGGCTCGTCGGCGACTTCGAGGCGAGCGCGGCGAGGCATGAGGCGGCAAAACCCGATTGTTCGTTGCCAAGCCGCTGCGCGATCGCCGCGGCCGTCCTCGCCTTGAAGCAGCGATCGATCCAGCCGCGCTCTTTGATGAAGGCGGACTCCGGCGGATCTGCCGCTTCCGCCGCGATCGCAGCCGCTGGCTCTTCCCCCTTCGCGAGCCGCTCCGCCAGCGCATCGTGGCGGGCTGTGGGGACATAGGCCGAGGCGAGTTTTAGCGCCAGCACGTCGCCGGAGCCGATCCGCGCGCCGGTCAGGGCGAGAAAGGCGCCGATGGCGCCCGGCAGGCGCGGAAGAAAATAGGTCGCGCCGACGTCCGGGAAAAACCCGATGCCGACTTCGGGCATGGCGAAAGTGACATTGTCGCCGGCGACGCAATGAGCGGCGTGCACGGAGAGCCCGACCCCTCCGCCCATGACAATGCCGTCGATCAGTGCGACGACGGGCTTGGGATAGCGCGCGATGCTTTGATCGAGACGGTATTCCTGACGGAAGAAAGCGAGCTGTTCGTCGCCTCGCCCGCTCTTGCCGAGTTCATAAAGGGCGCGAATATCGGCCCCGGCGCAAAAGGCGCGCCCGCCCGCTCCCCTGATCGCGACGCATCCGACCGCCGCGTCTGTCCGCCAGCGATCGAGCGCGGCGGCAATCGCCTGGGCCATGCCGATATTCAATGAATTCAGCGCGGCCGGCCGATTGAGGGTGATCAGTCCGCAGGCCCCGCGGGTTTCAATGATGACGTCTTCGACCATGCTCCGCTCCTCTTGACGAGGCTTAGCCCTCAAGACGTTGCGGCGTCAACGGATCGGCGGGCGTAAAGACGAACGACGCCCCCCGCGAGGCGGAGGCGTCGAGCCTATTAGACCACGGCTTTGGGGCGAGGGTCCGCCGTCAGAACCTGATGACCGAACGCACGCCAAACACCGCGGCGTCCGGAATCGGGGCGTTGTTGGGATCGAGCGGGTTCGCCGCGTTGGCGCCAGGATGGAAGATGTATTGGAAATCCGGCTGGATCGTGAAGCCTGGGATGATCTGCGCCGAATAGGTAAGTTCGAGCGCAACTTCATAGTTGCGGGACGGCATATAGGTTCCTGAAAAGACCGCGGTCTCCTGGTCGAATGCGCGCGCCGACGGCGAAATCTCCGAATAGGCGACGGCGAGGCCGAACGAATCATCCGGACGGGCGGACCACAGACCCATGAAGTTCACGCCGCCATCGACATAGAAGTTCATGGTGTTCTGAAAATTCGGGGCGCCTGTCACGCGCGCAAAGACGCCGACGCCCTTCTTCGGATCGTCGCCGGGAAGGCGCCACACCATCTGGTCGAGGATGCCGTAAAGGCCCCAGTCGCCGCGGATCTGCTTTGCTATTCCGTTGCTGTCCGGAGAGGCGAGCGACACATTATTGGTGTCGAAGTGCTGGCTGTCGAAATTGCCGAAATGATACCAGCCGCCGAGTTTCAGCGTGCCGGCGAGGCCAGTCCCCTCCTTCTCCTGATTGTAGGCATAGGCCCCCTCGCCAATAACGAACGGCGAATCCTTCAGCCGGAAATCCGTTCCGGAGGGATCGTTCTGATATACTTCGCCGGTAAATCCCGCGCCGGTCGGATCGCCGTTGAACACAGCGCCCATCAACGTGACCGAATCGATCGGATTATATTTGATGCGCACCGCCGGCGTGGCGAAGGGATAGGCCGGGCCGCCGCTCGGCAGGTTGACGGCCATCGGATTTGGCCAGCCGAAGGTGGAGTTGGTGTAGAGGCCGCCGAATTCGCTGATGAAGAATTCGCTGTCCGCCGCAAGCTGGCCGATGCGGATCGCGACCTTGTCGTCAAACAGTTTCTGCTCGGCCCAGAGCTCGAACAACAACAGGGCGGGATGCGCCGCGATATTGCTGATCGCCGAATAGTTCAGAAGATTATAGGTCGTGACGCTCTGTCCCGCGATCGAATAGCCGTTGACATGGAAGGTCAGCCCCTTCAATCCGGCCAGCTTGTCGAGATCGGCGTCAAGCCCGAGTTCGACGCGCTGCTCATAGCGGGCGCCCTGCTTGATGCCGCCGGTCGGATTGCCGAACACTTCGCCGATGTAATTGACCTGGAAGTTGATCCCGTGGTCGCAGAGATATTTCTTGATGTCGCCTGCAACCGGAATGGCGATGCTGGTCGTGATCGACGGCTGCGCATCGCATATGCCGGGCGGCGGCGGCTCCGGCGGCTTAGCCGCTGCGTCCGCGGCATAAGCGAGGCCCGTCGATCCGATGGTCAAAGCGACCGCGGACGCAGCAGCGCGCGTCCAGCTGCGCCGATGCGAAGCGCTAAGTAAAGAAACGCGCATATCGTCCCCCAAAAGCTGCAACCAGATGTTGCCTGTAGAAGGGATAAGGCGAGGCTTTCGCCTGTCGCAAGTGTTGTGTTTTAGTATTGTTCTAGTTCGATAATCGCTCCTCTACGAGCTTCGTCGCGCGCCGAACATTTGTCCGCCGGCGATGTAAAGATGCAACATTTATTGCATGCGCCCGCTGCGATGCGCAGGATAGAGCGAGTTCGGCTTCGGGCGCGACAGAACAAATGAGGCGAGCCAAAAAGCGGCTGACAGGGTAATTTGGCTTTTGCCACGCCGTCGCGACGCAGGCTTGCTCGTCTCGACCCCAAGCGTCCCGCTGCAAAGGATTGCGAAATGGCCCGCAAAGTCGCCCTCTACTACGCCTGGAGCCGGCCGGGCGAAACCGGCGCCCCTCTTTCGATTATCGAAAACCGATTTCCGGCGCTGTTCGAAAGCCGGCGCATGCTCTGGCCGCGGCTGGAGGAATTTTCAGACCCTCGTCGCTTCGACCAGAGCATCACGGGCTTCCTCGACCATATTTTGAAGCCGAATTATACGGCCTTCGTCGAGCAGACGGGCGCTGCGACCGGCGCAGCTGTGCTTGAAGTCGAGCGCGTGGACGACAGCGGCGAGCAAACGCCGCTGGACCACGCAATTCTCGAACGCGTCGACACATTGATCGTCGTCAGCTTCGATTCGCTCCGAACCGGGCAGCAGGCGAGCGCCGCCGAGGCGGACGCCGTTCGGCGCTTCCTCGACAACCCGGATCATCTTGTTTTCGTCTGCCCGCACCATAATATCGGCGAGGCCCATAACCTCTCCGACAGTGAGCGCCGTCAGCTTCAAGAAGCCGCCTTCCTGCACCATGGCGATCGCACCATTCCGCCGCAACAACGCTTTGGCGGGTTCGGCCGCTCGCTTCTCGCAGCGCTTGGGGTTCCGGTCGAAAATCATTTCGGGCTTCATCCCGCCGCAGCGCCGGATGGATCGCCGGCGCCGATCGAGATCGAAACCGCGCTCGACCGCCTGAACCTACTGGCCGGCGTCACGAGTTTCAATCTCCACCCGCATCTGCCGCATTTTGAACGTCTCGGCGACGCCGCCGTCAAACTCGACGTGCTCGCGCGGCAGGCGATCGATCTGACCGCGCCTCCCCACCCTTGTGTCGAGGCCGGACACACGACCTTCGACGCCCTGCTCCAGTCGCGGCCGGAGACTTTTGCCGGAGATCTGCTGATTGGCGATGCAACGCTCTGGAGCTCCACGGCCGGAGGCCTCGACAGTCTTCGCCGTTTTTGGACGAATATCGTCGAGCGGCCCGCCCGATCTTGAGCCTCAATCGGTCTCGCGCGGCGCGCAAGCGACTCAAGTTTCGACTGTCATCCGTCGGGAAAAATTGGAGCAAGCATTGTTAAGCAATACAACCAGGTGACGGATCAAAAATGGAAGAGCGGACGCTGCGCATACTGGAAGTGGCTGGATCTTGGATATCTGGTGTGGGCACATTGCTTGCTGTGTTGTGTCGCTCTACTTGGCGAGACGCCAGACAGCTGTCATTCTCGATCTGAGCTCAGGACACAGACTTGTGGTAACGCCAGGCGAGGAGCACACTCCGGAGTTCGTGGTGATTAAGGCAATTAACGCAGGACAACAGCCCATCACCCTTACCCATATCGGCTGGAGGATGGGCATTTTCAGAAAAAAGCTCTTCGTGCAAATCATCGGCGCCGATCTCCTGTCGAGCCCATTGCCAGTTCAACTGGCACCGGGGCAGCAGGCCCAATATTTTGTGCCGCTCGATCAGGACCCCAACTGGATAGAGCGCTTCGCGAAAAACTTGAATTCACGGTTTCCCGCAGTTTCCGCTGCCACCCTCGAAGTCAGCGCATCGGCCACAATTGGGCCAATGATTTACAGAAAGGCCGAACGCGGCCTGACAACGATGCTAGTGGAAGCGCGTAAGAAGCTGAGCGTAAAGTTGTCTGACGCTTAGAGGACAGCCAATCTTGCAATTTGGTCCGGCCTTACCGACCCCTGGATTCGGCGCATAAGCGCAAAATACAAATAAAACTGGAAAGATTGGAGCGGGTGAAGGGAATCGAACCCTCGTATTCAGCTTGGAAGGCTGCTGCTCTACCATTGAGCTACACCCGCGCAGCGTCCCTTCATCGAGGCGCCGACGAACAGCCCTATACGCGATTTTCGCGCGCCAAGTCAAAGCGGGCCGCGTTCAAACGCGGCCTGCTCAAAGCCCCGTCTCGATCGGCAGGCAAGGCTGCGCCGGAGGCTGCGTAAAAGCGAGCAATTGCGCCGTCTGCCGCTGCAAAAGGGTCAGTTTCGACAGCACGGCGTCGCGCACGACGACCCAATGATCGCGTTCCGGCCCCGCGCCGGCGACCGCAAGATTAAGCCAAGTATAGGCAAGAACATAATCCTGCGGAACGCCGTGGCCTTTATCGTACATCAGGCCGAGTTCATATTGCGCATTGGCGAAGCCCTGATTGGCCGAGCACCGATACCAGGCCGCCGAGACGACCCAGTTCTGCGGCACGCCCTGGCCGCGTTGATACATAAAACCGAGAAAGGCCTGGGCGCGCGGATCGCCGGACGCCGCCAGGGGCAGAAAAATTTCCGCCGCCTTGACGTAATTATGGGCGCGCGCCGCCGCGACGCCGACCTGCAGGCGATCTTGCGCCCGGCCGGGGACCGCGGCCGCGAAAAAGAGGCAAACGGCCATCGCGCTGCGCAGGAAGCGGGCGCGCCGCGGGTCCCCCAGCCGCTCCGTCGAAGAACTTGCAGGATTCGCTAAAACGGCCATGGCCTGCCTCAAAATCCAAAATTTCCGGTCTGAATGAGCCAGCCGAGCCAGATGGCCGGCGCGAGAAAGAGGCCGAACGGCAAACGCCCGGAGGGGTCGATGCGGCGGCGACCGGCCGACTGGACGAGCGCGTAGGCGGCGATCGCCGTGAGCGCGGCGATCTCGACGGCGACCGGCATCATCGGCCAGTCGAGCCACGCGCCGCCGGCCGCGGCGAGCTTGACGTCGCCAAATCCGATGCCCTCGCGGCCGCGCCAGCGATAATAAACTTCCCGCAGGGCGAAAAAGGCGAGGCCGAGGACGCAGGCGCGCAGGATGGCGAATGCTACGCCCGTCACTGCGCCCTCCGGCGCGCCAACCGCCGCAGAGGCGAGCGCCAATGCGAAAACGGCGAGGCTCAATTCGTTCGGGATCAGAAAGGAACGCGCATCGATAATTGCGATGGCGAGCGTTAAAAGCGCCAGAGCCGCGCCGAACCAGCCGGAGACGCCCGGAGCGAAGGAAAGGCTCGCCGCAACGGCGGCGGCGCCAAGGCCGGCCAGCGCGGCGATTCCGATCATGCGGCCCTCACGCGCGTCGCCGCCGCGGTAAAGGACGGCCGTCTCACGCCAACTCATTGCTGCAGCGCCCGCAGCGGGATCGGCGTCACTGCGCCCGTCGGATAGATGTCGCCGACCTTGTTGCCGCGCAGCTTGGAGCGCAGCTCCTCGGCCACGAAAGAGGCGTCGACGCCGTCGCGGATGATCTGCGGCCGGATGAAGATGATGAGTTCCGTTCGGCTGACCAGCCTGTTTGAGCTATTGTTGAAAAGATTGCCGAGGACAGGAATCTGGTCAGCGACCGGAATGCCGGCCTTTGTGCCATTGACGCCATCGCTGATCAGCCCGGCGAGCAGCACGGTCTGCCCGCTGGCGACGAGGATCGAACTCTTGACCTTGCGCTGCGAGAAGGTCGGTCCGAGCGCGCTCGTTCCCGCCTGATTGCTGATCTCCTGCTCGACGTCGAGCGAGACATTGCCATTGAAATTCACGCGCGGCTGCACGCGCAAGATGATGCCGGTGTTCTTATAGTCGATCGTGTTGACGACGGCGTTATTGGCCGAAAGCACCGTCGCCGAACCGGTCTGGATCGGGATTTCATCGCCCACCTGCAGAGTCGCGACCTGATTGTCGACGACGACCAGCGAAGGATTGGAGAGCACCTTGACGTCGGTATATTGATGCAGCGCGTTGATGATGGCGCGCGGGCTCAACGCATTGCCGATGGTGAGATTGAAGCCGGGCAATGTGCCGGCGGCAGAGGCGACGCCTCCCGTCTGCGCCAGCGGCACGCCCGCCGCCGTATTGGTGACGAAGCCATTGTTGGCGCCAAGTCCGAGATTGCTGCTGCCGAGGAAAAACTGCACGCCATAGTTCAGCGTGTCGTTCAACGTCACCTCGGCGATGGTCAGGTCAATCGCGACCTGCAGCTTTGGCCGGTCGAGCTGCTCCAGCGCTTTTTCGATGATCCGGTAGCTTTCCTGATTGGCGTAGATGACGACGGAATTATTGGCCGCGTCGGCCATGATCCTGACGCCCGGAAGCAGCACGGGACCTTTGCCGCCGCCGCCGCCGCCAAGTCCTCCCGAGCTGGAGCCTGCGCCGCCCCCCGCCGAACTATCGGCGCCGCCTGCGGCGCCCGCGGCGGTGCCGAGCGTGCCGAACGGGCTCTGCGAACCGGCGCCTGACGATGAACCTGCGCCAGCGCCAAGGGATGACGAGGAACTACTGGAGCCAGAGCCGGCGCCAAGCGATGAACCGGCCGATCCGCCTCCGCCCGCCGATGCGGCGAGAGACGCGGTTCCGCCCGTCAGGCGGTCGGTGGTGGACACAGAGGAGCCGGACCCTGGCGCCAGCGAATTCGCGGCGCTGTCGCTGCTGCCGCCGCCGCCGGTGAAGAGGTCGCTGAGCAGTCTTGCGATCAGCTTCGCATCGCCGTAGCGGACGCGGTAAACCTTGACGCCGGTGCTTGCCGTCGCCGATCCGTCAAGACGGGCGATCCAGGTCGCCGCCGCGCGCAAAAGCTCGGGCTTGCGCGCCACCACGAGCACGGCGTTGGAGCGGTTCATCGCCTGCAGCTTCACCATGTTCTGGCTGAGGCCGGCCTCGCCCGAGTCGAGAATCTTCTCGAGTTCGACGACGATCGGCTCGGGAGTCGTGTTCTTCACCGGAAAAATGCCGACCGATTGGCCGCGCATCCAGTCCTGGTCGAAGCTGAGGACCGTGTCGACGGCGGTGCGGCGCTCGACCCCGGTGCCGACGATGATGACCATATTCGTCCCGGAATCGACACGGATCGCGCCGGGCCGCGTGGCGAAGCCTTCGAGCAGCTTGTTGATGGTCTGGACCGAAACATGCTGGACCGGAACCACGGTCATACCGTAGCCCGGCTCGAGCCGGGAGCCGCCGCGATCGACGCTTCCATTTCCGACGGCGTCGTCGACCGGAATGATGCGATAGCCGCCGGCGTCATTCACCAGGACGGCGTTGCTGGTGCGCAGCGCGCTCTCGAGGACGGACAGCAGCCGCGATTTCGGCACGGGCCGCCCCGACGACAGCGTGATTGTGCCCTGCACGCGCGGGTCGACGGCATAGCCGACGCCAAGCACGTCGCCGAGGATGACCTTGGCCACCGCGGTGATCGGCGCATTTTCAAAGTTGAGATCGACGCCCCCGCCGCCAGCGCCGGATCCTGCGCCGGCGCTATCGCTTCCGCCAGGGGGAGGCGCGGCACCGTCCGCGGCGCTGCCATAGTAGAGCTGCGGACGGTCATTGCCGCCGACGCCGGTGTTAACCGTATCGCTCGATTTCGGAAAGCGCGGCTGCAGATCGAGGCCGCGAACGCGATCGACGGCGTCCGGCGCTTCATTGCCGCCGCCGATCAGCGGCGTCTGCGCGCAGGCTGCAACGAGAACGATGATACATACGATCAAGCCAGCCGAAATCGCGCGGCTCGAAAGATAAACTTTGGCGCGGCCCTGGAGTCTCAACAATAACCCTACTCGAACTAGATGCGGCTGAGGACCGAACCGACGCGTTAGCGATGAATGTCACAGTTTGATACTATGATGAAGCCTTGCCCGCCAGCAGGGGAGACGCCGCAGCCAGACGAGCTTTCTAAACGGCTTCTTACGACCATATTCAGGCATTACGACGAAATTTACGCAACCTTTCGCCAGGCGCGATCTCATGAGCTCCAGCTCTTTAGACGAATTCGCTAAATTCCTCGTAAATAAGAAACTGCTGTCGTCCGAGGCGACGGTCGCGACCCTCGTCTCAAGCGAGCCGACCGGCGAGCCGGTCTTACGGAAAATCTGGGAGGCGACAGACCTTTCGGCGAATGGATTTGCAGACGAAGTCGCGCATTTTTATGGCATGCGGCGCCTGAGTCTGCCGGAGCTTGTCGCGGCGAAAGCGCTGACCGACCGGTTTTCGGCCCGTTTCCTGCGCGAAACGTCGATCTTTCCGTTCAGGGCCGAGGATGGCGGCTTAAAGCTCGCCGCCGCCGATCCAAGCGACCGCGCCGCCGCGCGGGCGGCGGAGATCGTGCTCGGCGGACCGGTCGAGGTCGAGGTCGCCTCTTTCGAAGATATTGCGATCATCCTCGGCGAGCGGATCGGCGCGGATGAGGCCGCCTCGCCCGACGAACGGCGGCCGAGCGCCAGCGCCGACGACGACATTGAAAGCCTGCGCGACCTCGCCAGCGGCGCCCCCGTCGTGCGCGCCGTCAACGATCTGCTCGAACGCGCCGTCGAGCTCCGCGCCAGCGACATCCACATCGAGCCGTTTCGCAACGGGCTGACCGTGCGCATGCGCGTCGACGGACTGCTGCGGACGGTTCCGGCGCCCGCCGACGCCCTGCCGCAAGCCCTGCTGTCGCGCATAAAAATCCTCGCGGGCCTCAATATCGCCGAACGGCGCCTGCCGCAGGACGGCGCCGCGCGCCAGCGCATCGCAAGGTCCGACATCGACATTCGCGTCGCGACCATGCCGACGCAATATGGCGAATCCGCTGTGCTCCGCCTCCTGCCGCAGGATCGCGGCCTGCTCGACGTCGCAAGGCTCGGCCTCTCCGCCGCGGATGAAAAAATTTTGATGCGGCTGCTCGAGCTTCCGCATGGGCTGCTTGTCGTCACCGGCCCGACCGGCAGCGGCAAGACGACCTCGCTCGCGACCATGCTGTCGCTCTTGAACCAGCCCTCGCGGAAAATCCTGACCATCGAGGAT contains these protein-coding regions:
- the gspD gene encoding type II secretion system secretin GspD, which encodes MLRLQGRAKVYLSSRAISAGLIVCIIVLVAACAQTPLIGGGNEAPDAVDRVRGLDLQPRFPKSSDTVNTGVGGNDRPQLYYGSAADGAAPPPGGSDSAGAGSGAGGGGVDLNFENAPITAVAKVILGDVLGVGYAVDPRVQGTITLSSGRPVPKSRLLSVLESALRTSNAVLVNDAGGYRIIPVDDAVGNGSVDRGGSRLEPGYGMTVVPVQHVSVQTINKLLEGFATRPGAIRVDSGTNMVIIVGTGVERRTAVDTVLSFDQDWMRGQSVGIFPVKNTTPEPIVVELEKILDSGEAGLSQNMVKLQAMNRSNAVLVVARKPELLRAAATWIARLDGSATASTGVKVYRVRYGDAKLIARLLSDLFTGGGGSSDSAANSLAPGSGSSVSTTDRLTGGTASLAASAGGGGSAGSSLGAGSGSSSSSSSLGAGAGSSSGAGSQSPFGTLGTAAGAAGGADSSAGGGAGSSSGGLGGGGGGKGPVLLPGVRIMADAANNSVVIYANQESYRIIEKALEQLDRPKLQVAIDLTIAEVTLNDTLNYGVQFFLGSSNLGLGANNGFVTNTAAGVPLAQTGGVASAAGTLPGFNLTIGNALSPRAIINALHQYTDVKVLSNPSLVVVDNQVATLQVGDEIPIQTGSATVLSANNAVVNTIDYKNTGIILRVQPRVNFNGNVSLDVEQEISNQAGTSALGPTFSQRKVKSSILVASGQTVLLAGLISDGVNGTKAGIPVADQIPVLGNLFNNSSNRLVSRTELIIFIRPQIIRDGVDASFVAEELRSKLRGNKVGDIYPTGAVTPIPLRALQQ
- a CDS encoding GspE/PulE family protein, whose translation is MSSSSLDEFAKFLVNKKLLSSEATVATLVSSEPTGEPVLRKIWEATDLSANGFADEVAHFYGMRRLSLPELVAAKALTDRFSARFLRETSIFPFRAEDGGLKLAAADPSDRAAARAAEIVLGGPVEVEVASFEDIAIILGERIGADEAASPDERRPSASADDDIESLRDLASGAPVVRAVNDLLERAVELRASDIHIEPFRNGLTVRMRVDGLLRTVPAPADALPQALLSRIKILAGLNIAERRLPQDGAARQRIARSDIDIRVATMPTQYGESAVLRLLPQDRGLLDVARLGLSAADEKILMRLLELPHGLLVVTGPTGSGKTTSLATMLSLLNQPSRKILTIEDPVEYELPGVNQSQVKAGIGLTFATAMRAFVRQDPDVIMVGEVRDSETANIAVHAALTGHLVLTTLHTESAAAAIPRLLDLGVEGFLLKSTLRAVIAQRLVRVLCERCKKKRILTQEALEADPRLSALGLRCDDAIYEPVGCERCGGFGYRGRNGIFEILELKGEAYELVGPHADAHSIDRAARRAGMTTMVEDAVAKCRSGVTSTAEVLRVTTIR